One Faecalispora anaeroviscerum genomic window carries:
- a CDS encoding desulfoferrodoxin family protein: protein MKSAVFYQCKHCGNLVALVGFGGGTLTCCGDPMVQLQANVTDAAHEKHVPVARVAGNRLIVEVGSVEHPMIAEHYIEWIALEDGDRLEIVKLHPGDKPRAEFTYHPGEAHDEIFAGENDEIVPNCEGNPCNFVYREQAASHAVVYAFCNLHGLWKAEL, encoded by the coding sequence ATGAAATCTGCTGTTTTTTATCAGTGCAAGCATTGCGGTAATCTGGTGGCGCTTGTCGGCTTTGGCGGCGGCACATTAACCTGCTGCGGAGACCCGATGGTGCAGCTGCAGGCCAATGTGACCGACGCGGCGCACGAAAAGCATGTGCCGGTGGCCCGTGTGGCGGGGAACCGCCTGATCGTTGAGGTTGGCTCTGTGGAACACCCGATGATTGCCGAGCATTATATCGAGTGGATCGCATTGGAAGACGGCGACCGGCTTGAAATTGTTAAGCTGCACCCGGGCGACAAGCCGAGGGCGGAATTCACCTACCATCCGGGTGAGGCTCACGACGAGATTTTCGCCGGTGAAAACGATGAGATTGTTCCCAATTGTGAAGGCAATCCCTGCAATTTTGTGTACCGCGAGCAGGCGGCCTCTCACGCGGTGGTGTATGCGTTCTGTAATTTGCATGGGCTGTGGAAGGCGGAGCTGTAA
- a CDS encoding metal-sensing transcriptional repressor yields MQADREKTLRLLKTARGQMDGLIRMVEEDRYCIDISNQLMATQAILRSINREVLHTHLTSCVSQALNSEEQQKKIDEIIGVMDKLSK; encoded by the coding sequence ATGCAGGCAGACAGAGAAAAAACGCTGCGGTTGCTGAAAACAGCCCGCGGCCAGATGGATGGTCTGATCCGCATGGTTGAGGAGGATCGATATTGTATCGATATTTCCAACCAGCTGATGGCTACGCAGGCGATTCTGCGCAGTATTAACCGCGAGGTGCTGCACACGCATTTAACCAGCTGCGTCAGTCAGGCACTGAACAGCGAAGAGCAGCAAAAAAAAATCGATGAGATTATTGGCGTGATGGATAAGCTCTCAAAATAG
- a CDS encoding heavy-metal-associated domain-containing protein, whose product MTNQKGNGTMKKLITIEGMHCEHCQAKAEKALNGIDGVEAKVNLKHKQATVTLSRDVPDEEFAKVLDDAGYQLVSVTEKRGLFG is encoded by the coding sequence TTGACAAATCAGAAAGGAAACGGTACTATGAAAAAGCTGATTACCATTGAAGGAATGCACTGCGAGCACTGCCAGGCCAAGGCGGAAAAAGCGCTGAACGGAATTGATGGCGTGGAGGCCAAGGTGAACCTGAAGCACAAGCAGGCCACCGTTACCCTCAGCCGCGACGTGCCCGACGAGGAGTTCGCAAAGGTATTGGACGACGCCGGCTATCAGCTGGTTTCTGTCACAGAGAAGCGGGGCTTGTTCGGCTGA
- a CDS encoding hemerythrin family protein: protein MAYTLTSDLITNNSMIDTQHKQLFDAINALLDACSKGQGRAEIGKTLDFLSKYVDKHFSDEEKLQRQYTYPEYDKHHKFHEEYKKIIRDLQQELNQNGANIALVAKVNTAIGGWLVNHIKREDLKMAKYIREHQK from the coding sequence ATGGCCTATACATTGACAAGTGACCTGATTACAAACAACAGCATGATCGATACACAGCACAAGCAGCTGTTTGATGCGATCAACGCTCTGCTGGATGCTTGCTCCAAGGGGCAGGGACGCGCGGAAATCGGTAAGACTCTCGATTTCCTGAGCAAATATGTGGACAAGCATTTTTCCGATGAGGAAAAGCTGCAGCGCCAGTATACGTACCCGGAGTACGACAAGCACCATAAATTCCATGAGGAATACAAAAAGATCATCCGCGATCTTCAGCAGGAGCTGAACCAGAACGGTGCAAATATTGCGCTGGTGGCTAAGGTCAACACCGCCATCGGCGGCTGGCTGGTCAACCACATCAAGCGTGAGGATTTGAAGATGGCAAAGTACATCCGAGAGCATCAGAAATAA
- a CDS encoding heavy metal translocating P-type ATPase has translation MNQKYNITGMSCSACSAAVEKSVKKLEGVGDVNVNLLSNSMTVHFDESILDDNRIISAVEGAGYGASVLTHGAAPVAQKTVDPVQEELKSMRMRLIVSFVFWIPLMYLAMHHMLNEWIGLPVPDAIKNAFHGAENGIPFAFTQLLLLLPIVYVNRKYFQVGFKTLWKRSPNMDSLIAIGSTAAIAYGIFAIYKIGYALGTDNMMMADHYLMDLYFESAGTILTLITFGKYLEARSKGKTSEAISKLMDLAPKTAEVLRDGKEVEIPVDQVTVGDIVLIRPGKSIPVDGVVVEGSSAVDQSALTGESIPVEKTVGDSVIAATLNKTGFFKMEAKKVGGDTTLAQIIELVEEASSSKAPIAKLADRISGVFVPVVIGIALLAAIVWLLLGQSFEFALSIAIAVLVISCPCALGLATPVAIMVGTGKGASNGILIKSAEALETAHTVGAVVLDKTGTITEGKPRVTDILPAPGIEERELLAAAASIEKPSEHPLAEAIVEKAAELSLVLSPVGEFQAVSGRGILTSIGGEPYAAGNLALMQEKKVDTGALWQQAEAFSEQGKTSLFFAKGERLLGVIAVADVIKPTSRQAVRELTAMGIDVVMLTGDNKRTAEAIRRQLGIGRVVAEVLPQDKEEEIRSIQASGKRVAMVGDGINDAPALARADVGIAIGAGTDIAIESADIVLMKSDLMDVVTAIQLSRATIRNIKQNLFWAFFYNSIGIPLAAGVFYVLLGWKLNPMFAAAAMSLSSVCVVTNALRLKFFRPRRRFDGESEI, from the coding sequence ATGAATCAAAAATACAATATAACTGGAATGAGCTGCTCAGCCTGCTCCGCTGCGGTGGAGAAGAGCGTGAAAAAGCTCGAGGGCGTAGGGGACGTGAACGTCAACCTGCTTTCGAACAGCATGACGGTTCATTTTGATGAAAGTATTCTGGACGACAACCGCATCATTTCTGCGGTGGAGGGCGCAGGCTACGGTGCCAGCGTCCTTACGCACGGCGCGGCTCCGGTTGCGCAGAAAACAGTGGACCCGGTGCAGGAAGAGCTGAAATCCATGCGCATGCGGCTGATCGTGTCATTTGTGTTCTGGATTCCGCTGATGTATCTGGCGATGCACCATATGCTCAACGAATGGATCGGCCTGCCGGTGCCGGATGCAATTAAGAACGCGTTCCACGGTGCGGAGAATGGAATTCCGTTTGCGTTTACCCAGCTTCTGCTGCTTCTGCCGATCGTATATGTCAACCGGAAATATTTTCAGGTTGGTTTCAAAACACTCTGGAAGCGCTCGCCCAACATGGATTCGCTGATTGCCATCGGTTCTACGGCGGCGATCGCCTACGGCATTTTCGCCATCTATAAAATTGGCTATGCGCTGGGCACGGATAATATGATGATGGCCGACCATTACCTGATGGATTTGTATTTTGAATCCGCGGGTACGATTTTAACGCTGATCACCTTCGGCAAATATCTGGAAGCGCGCTCGAAGGGCAAAACCTCTGAGGCAATTTCAAAGCTGATGGATTTGGCCCCAAAGACAGCTGAGGTGCTGCGCGACGGAAAAGAAGTCGAAATTCCCGTCGACCAGGTCACAGTGGGCGACATCGTGCTGATTCGCCCCGGGAAGAGCATCCCGGTTGACGGCGTGGTTGTCGAGGGCTCCTCCGCGGTTGATCAGTCCGCGCTTACCGGCGAAAGCATCCCGGTGGAAAAGACCGTGGGCGATTCCGTGATTGCCGCTACGCTGAACAAGACCGGATTTTTCAAAATGGAAGCGAAAAAGGTAGGCGGCGATACCACTCTGGCGCAGATCATCGAGTTGGTGGAGGAAGCCAGCTCGTCCAAAGCGCCAATCGCAAAGCTCGCGGATCGAATCAGCGGCGTGTTTGTCCCAGTCGTGATCGGAATTGCACTGCTAGCCGCTATCGTCTGGCTGCTGCTGGGGCAGTCGTTTGAGTTTGCACTTTCCATCGCGATTGCGGTGCTGGTCATTTCGTGCCCCTGCGCGCTTGGGCTTGCAACCCCTGTGGCCATCATGGTCGGTACCGGCAAGGGCGCTTCCAACGGCATCCTGATCAAATCTGCCGAAGCTCTTGAAACAGCCCACACCGTGGGCGCTGTGGTACTCGATAAAACCGGCACGATTACCGAGGGGAAGCCCCGCGTAACGGATATTTTGCCAGCCCCCGGTATTGAGGAGCGAGAGCTTCTTGCCGCCGCCGCGTCAATTGAAAAGCCGTCGGAGCATCCGCTGGCCGAAGCGATCGTCGAAAAGGCTGCCGAGCTTTCGCTGGTACTTTCGCCGGTCGGGGAGTTCCAGGCCGTGTCCGGTCGGGGAATCCTCACCAGCATCGGCGGCGAGCCGTATGCGGCCGGGAACCTGGCTTTGATGCAGGAGAAGAAGGTGGATACCGGTGCTTTGTGGCAGCAGGCGGAAGCCTTTTCTGAGCAAGGCAAAACCTCACTGTTTTTTGCCAAGGGAGAGCGGCTTCTCGGCGTAATCGCCGTAGCCGATGTGATTAAGCCCACCAGCCGTCAGGCGGTGCGCGAGCTTACCGCCATGGGCATAGATGTGGTCATGCTGACCGGCGACAACAAACGCACCGCTGAAGCAATCCGCAGGCAGCTGGGCATCGGCCGTGTGGTCGCGGAGGTGCTGCCGCAGGATAAGGAAGAGGAAATCCGTTCCATTCAGGCGTCCGGTAAGCGCGTGGCCATGGTAGGCGACGGCATTAACGATGCTCCAGCACTGGCCCGGGCCGATGTCGGCATCGCCATCGGCGCCGGTACGGATATCGCCATCGAATCCGCAGACATTGTGCTGATGAAGAGCGATCTGATGGATGTGGTGACGGCGATTCAGCTCAGCCGCGCAACCATTCGCAATATTAAGCAAAATCTGTTCTGGGCGTTTTTCTACAACAGCATCGGTATCCCGCTGGCGGCCGGCGTGTTCTATGTGCTGCTGGGCTGGAAGCTGAATCCCATGTTTGCGGCGGCGGCGATGAGCCTTAGCTCCGTGTGTGTGGTGACGAACGCCCTGCGGCTGAAATTCTTTAGGCCCCGCCGCCGGTTTGACGGGGAGAGCGAAATTTGA